In the Necator americanus strain Aroian chromosome X, whole genome shotgun sequence genome, AACGCAGCACAGAAATTCAGCAGTTAGCAGCTTTATCGGGAAGATATAGATAACCGAAACGTTTACTTAAAATTTCTGAGATTCTGTGATCCATTCCCTGAGATTGTCTATGGAATCGTAGTGTGCGTCTAAGGACCTTTCTTCCTCTAGACAATTTCAATTCAAGCTAATTCTCATGCATTAGAGTCTCCTTGACTTCATTAATGACTACGTTTCattgaaatggaaatttttatagGAATTTGCTTACAGTTCTGCAGAGTTGTCTTTTTCTCGACTGCATAGCTCAAACGTGCTCGCCAGCTTATTGAAGTGCGCTGTCTCTCATTACTCCGTGCAATGTGATTGCTTTCAAATCAGCGAGTTCAATCTTGCACATAAACCTAATTTACGCAACagttcctcgtttttttccatttcagagAAATCTTTAGTTCTataaatttcctcttttttatagACCGATTTTCTAATGTCTTCTGCCAAAATGTCAGACGAATCCACTTCATGTCTGAATCGTTTTCATAAGGAATGACCACGTAGATACTTTATACCCATCGTCATGTCGTGGTACGCGAACAGAAGGGagaatagttttaaaaatctACCTCCGCCACTTAATAGCAGCATAGGAAAGTGTACTGCTTATGCAGGAGCGTGCACAAAGTTATTTCTCTTCGAAGGGGTGATAATACTAAGCCAGAATACGCTCATCCGCATTAATTGCGTCAACACCGCGACAGTCCCAAAGAACTGTCATCGCTTTATGAGATCCTGATCCTACGAGGCTGGGAAAATTGGAGAGAATCCTTAAAGATAGCATGGCCTAGAAATTATGGGCTTACAGGTGCACTGCCTTGCAAATGAAGCTTCGCACCGATTTCTCGTTGTAGAAATGATTAATTAACCAGCAAACCTCTCTTTTGCAGGATATATCATGCTTTTATGCTGCATTTCACATCTCGTAGTCCCACTTCGTATATTAAACTAGGCTATAATTAGTCCTGGGTTACATCTctgtgttaaaaaaaactttgcaggATATCAGCTTATGAGGTTTATTACCAATCGAAATTTGTCAACGTAGTTGGACGAattctccatttttcaaatgatgCCTCCACTTCAGCTTGTTATGTTTATATTCGGGACGTTCTCGATGCTAATTTATGCTCTTATATTACTGAGTATTAGAAGACTAAGAAAACATGAGCCGTTCCTGCAAGGGTCATTTTTTTGTCTCTGTGCGACAAATGTGGGTTATCAGTGTTAGCCGATCACGGATATTGTTATGTGTTTGCGTTCAGTTCTTTGCTGACGTGTTCTTTTACCTCGAATTCACTGTGCTTATGCGATTCCGGAAATACGGATTGCTCAACGAATTCTTTACTACATACTCACAGTTGCTAACAGTGGTGCCTCCGATATCTATAGGATTACATTACTACATAAAGATGGTTGTGTATCTTGGGGAAATTTCTGTAGCTGCGAATCGACTCACATCAGCTATGAGGCCGGTTAGCTATGAAAAGGTATGGAATATTCTGGTGTGTGTTATTCGAACAAATGAAgttgaattttatttgagtCGAATAAAatcggaatttttctttttttcactttgcaTTAATACGATTTGCCTATCCAGTGAAGTCTTACAGTTTTTTGATGACGTTTCAGCTACATTCATCGACGAGTCTGAGTGATTTAATTAACGCATGTCGCAGTAATCAGTGGGAAATACGTGTCTCATTATAAAACTTTTAGTAATAGGTCTAATAGCGTACCGCGGAATTCAGTTTTGAGAATGTAATTTGGAACTGAATGTAATAccacaaagagaaaaattcgactcttctcttcttcgatAGAAAGATGTTTGGCATAGTAACGAGTAGGTACAGTATATAGAAATGCGACGACGCAAAGtcactttttctctcatttataGTAGTTTCTTTAAAACTAAGAAATAGTTTTGTCAGCGATGTAGCATTGTACCTTTTTCCCCTATCGAACGCTGGAAAAAAGTATCCACTAGATTCTTTGTAATTTCAAAATGTAAGCAAAAATACAATTTACTATAAGATTTCaactctttcttcattttcaatttatcCATGCATGTAGAAACGAAGTAATCGAACATTCGGAATTGAGTCTACTATCACTGCTGTTTTCAGATTTGGAATCCATGGTTTATATGGCAGGTACGTAGTGCTCAGTTCATAGTACCTTTAACAATTATGCTCCCAATAGTGCTAAATTCCCAATATGAGTTCAAGTATGTGGTTTATGCAAGTCAGCACACTTTGCGTCTAGAGACGGATCCGGAGTCAACCAAGGTAGAAAATCtcgagaaaattttattctatatgTCACCACATCTTCTAAGGTATTGGCTCTCGTCGACATGGTCTCCTCCACATCCGCAACGATTGCTTCCCTAATCATGTATATTTCTACAGTTTGTAGAATTCGACAGCTATTCCGTAAACAAATCACGAATGTGAGTATATCACAACAACCTTGGATTTGCTGAAAACAATGGGATACCCGCTTACATTTTTATTACGATAATATTCAGGGAAATGTTCAGAGCAATTCAAATGACTGTCGGCTATTGCTTTCGGCTCTTATCATGTTCCTTGTTTACACTCCAAACACAGCAATGCAGGTCCTTACGATAGCGTTTAAGGACAAGTTATCGCAAGTGATGTTCGTCAATGATTTATCGTACGTTCTGCCACCTTTGTTAGCTTTATTGTTGTGGAAATACAAAAACATACTGAACCATCAGTACCCTAATGACTCGAAGTTTCGCACAATGGCGAACAAATAGCTGCATCATTTCCGATTGATAGTTGGTACTCAGAAGTATCGCATTTGCAGTTATGCATtaaattaataacaataattaataacaGTATTAATTTAATGTAGCTTCCTTAAGATATCCAGTCGTTGACATGATGTATTCGTGTCCCCCTTGGGCTCTTCTTAtaacttcttcaaaattacgATTACGACTATGGAGAGGCACGAGGAAACGTTTAACAAATATTATGTCAACGAAGTTTGTGGATTGGACAAGGATTATCTCTAAAAAAGAGGTTCTCTAGAAAAGTTTAGGGCAGAAACTCCTGCAGCCGCTCCGTCTATTTTTATCGTGACGCAGCGGACACCTACAACGGTGTTTACCAGAACTTCTTAAGGTCTTACGGTAATTACTCTACGGAATTGGATCGTGTTGCGTCGTTATCTCAAAGTAAGCCAAATTTAGAAATGTGTCGCTGTCGAAATGTGAAGGATCTAAGGCTGAGTTCTAGTGACAACAACAATGCGTTCGCCACTGAACAACGATTTCGAGTTGCTACAGCAGTTTGCCCAATACAATTGTCAACGGTTATCGTTAATCAAAGAAATATCAGCAATTATCTGTGTTgctcctttttattttagttatcCAAACAGGACCGCCAGCCACATCTATGAGATTAATTATGTTAAATGAAACAGAGCTATATGTTAGCCCGCCAAAGTCGACGCACACTCGCGAGCCCGggcaaataagaaaaatatgctCGAATCCCAATCCCTAGGGTAGAATACCATCGGTTGGCAACAACATGTGACGTAAGTTACACGTACAACGTTGCATTGTTTGGAAAATTGCCAGGCTAACTATCCATATCCCATCCATCTCCCCAATTTTAGGCCTTAGATAGGATAGAGAAGAGGTCGAAATATAACGGCACAAGTCAAGTTTAACGAGAACCTAGCtgacaaaacaagaaaacacaaatacaGTTCACACTGCTGAGGTTTCAATAAGGGAGATTGTCAGCATGTTGACAGAACGCTTGTGTGAGTTTGAAGAACAAGTGATCTAGgatttgcagaagaaaaaaggtaggGTTTTCTTTATAAACTATTCCAAGCAAAACACAACAAGGAAATCGCAAAGTACTATCACATGAAAACGATacatatgaaataaaatggaacATCTCTAGAAAAATGTAGGAAATACCCAGAGACTACAACTCAAATGTATAAAAGACCGTATTCACCGGAAAGTTATTGCGTGCATAATATTCGGCTGTTTCGTCAATATACGTTGAACAACAGGTAAGAGATACTATATAGATTCAACTATCAACTAAGGCGAATCGAGTTAATGAATAACATGGGTGAAatcatcaaaaacaaaaaacaatgacttggcTATAGCTTAGAAGATTCCTAACAGAAAGAATTCGGCGAGCATTCAATTCAAAGCAAAAATCTTACGCCTTATAAGTGAACATTCATAGACGCGATGTCTCATTGTCTCCACTTCTAGGCTTCGCTGGAAGTGGCGGTTTGTTGCGGGCCGGCAATGGGGGTGCTTCTACGGCCACAACTGTTTTAAAGCTGAAAATTATCGGataatcgttctgaaaaatttcataattaGAATGTCCAGGCGTGCAGGTGTATATGCAGGTGCGCGGGTGAGTGTGTGCAGTTTCTTTTAGCAGAGCACGAACATAAAAGTGAAAGTATTCACTTCAACCTGCTTGTCTTAAAATATCTGGTTAATTAGTACAATCTGGACAAGACAAATTTACCTTACCGAAATATGCTATGTGAGTTTAACAACTAAATTACAATTTTACAATCACTAATTAATTAGCGTTTGTGAAAGTTGTTTTTGCACAGAAGCTAATGGAGATTTAGAAGGAAAGTTGTGACCGGAAAGCAAACCTGTTCGACGCATCCGCTCCAACAATGTCCTCTCGATTCAATATCGATGGCCTTTTCAGAGATCCCGAACCACTGGACGAGGATGAATTCTCTACGATCACTGAACGAGAGGTCCTAGAACGTGGCACTGGAACTGGTTCCACTCCAACTGCTTTATTATATGACAGTGGACGATTATTTGAGCTTTCCGATCCACTCCGAAAAGTCTGAaagcaaaaatcacaaaatcgcCTTAAAAAAGGACTCAATGCGTACTTAACATAGAATTATAAGTACCGGAGGAGGAGGACGCTGAGGAGTACCAAGAGAAGCAGCTGCGATATCTCCTTGACTTCGCGACATGCTTCCAGGAAGCGATTCATCCTGATACTCGTCAAAAGAATCATCTGATTCTGCGGTCGCAGTAGGCGACATTCCGAAGGATTCACTCAGATCAGCAGACATCAGAGATTGAGCTATGGGAGTAGAAGTTATGGTTCGAAACAAGTAGTCGAGGAAACAAAAGAAGTATCAAAGAAGCTAAGCATATAAACTACCACTCACTCTGTGTAAGGTTAGGATCGATCCTTGCATCAATAGAGGTATGCGCGGATTGGTCCGTGTTATTGCACTCATCGCTGAGGTCAATTAGTGAGCCTGAAAAATCCTTGACCTCAAAATCAATTGCTATATAAATGTAATTAGGTATTTACAGTAGTTATATTCATAACAGCTTTCATAATTTATAATGCTTTGGCACATAATTTGCAAGATAATGATGACACTTCAATTATATAAGCGAATGCTGCGTAATAGAAGGAGATATCTTAATAACTAACATTTTCTATTGTTACGCAAGGAATCCGCTTCAttaaagatgaaaacaaaaagaaatcgagcTTCTCCAAGAACTACTGTGATTTACTGCGATGTTATCGATAAATTCAGGAAATGATATAATGCTAGgacattttgaaaagttttatttACCTTGGAAAACAATAGGAACATTAAAGAAAATCAACTTACCAGTCTTTGGTGTAACGTAGGGAGGTGGTGGAGCGCGCTCCTTTGGCCTTCCTCGTGGCGAAGTCCCCCATGATGTAATACTACCATGCTCTAGCCTGAAATGCTTACACTGTTTAT is a window encoding:
- a CDS encoding hypothetical protein (NECATOR_CHRX.G26435.T2), producing MMPPLQLVMFIFGTFSMLIYALILLSIRRLRKHEPFLQGSFFCLCATNFFADVFFYLEFTVLMRFRKYGLLNEFFTTYSQLLTVVPPISIGLHYYIKMVVYLGEISVAANRLTSAMRPVSYEKIWNPWFIWQYVVYASQHTLRLETDPESTKVLALVDMVSSTSATIASLIMYISTVCRIRQLFRKQITNGNVQSNSNDCRLLLSALIMFLVYTPNTAMQVLTIAFKDKLSQVMFVNDLSYPVVDMMYSCPPWALLITSSKLRLRLWRGTRKRLTNIMSTKAETPAAAPSYEMCRCRNVKDLRLSSSDNNNAFATEQRFRVATAVCPIQLSTLSKQDRQPHL
- a CDS encoding hypothetical protein (NECATOR_CHRX.G26435.T1) gives rise to the protein MSRSCKGHFFVSVRQMWVISVSRSRILLCVCVQFFADVFFYLEFTVLMRFRKYGLLNEFFTTYSQLLTVVPPISIGLHYYIKMVVYLGEISVAANRLTSAMRPVSYEKIWNPWFIWQYVVYASQHTLRLETDPESTKVLALVDMVSSTSATIASLIMYISTVCRIRQLFRKQITNGNVQSNSNDCRLLLSALIMFLVYTPNTAMQVLTIAFKDKLSQVMFVNDLSYPVVDMMYSCPPWALLITSSKLRLRLWRGTRKRLTNIMSTNRSVYFYRDAADTYNGVYQNFLRSYEMCRCRNVKDLRLSSSDNNNAFATEQRFRVATAVCPIQLSTLSKQDRQPHL